Below is a window of Methanocaldococcus jannaschii DSM 2661 DNA.
ACGGTAGGGCAAGAGTAGATAGAGTTCCACAAGGATGGGCTGCAAGAGTTCCACAAGCAGTTGGTGGAAGAAGAGCACACCCACCAAAAGTTGAGAAAATATTATGGGAAAGAGTAAATAAAAAAGAAAGAATTAAAGCAATAAAGAGTGCTATTGCAGCTACAGCAAACCCTGAATTAGTTAAAGAAAGAGGACATGTCTTTGAGACTGAAAATCTCCCAATTATTGTTGAAAGTTCATTTGAAGAGTTGCAAAAAACAAAAGATGTATTTGCAGTATTTGAAAAATTAGGAATCAGTGATGATGTTATAAGAGCTAAGAACGGAATTAAGATTAGAGCTGGAAAAGGTAAGATGAGAGGAAGAAAATACAAAAAACCAAGAAGTATCTTAGTTGTTGTTGGAGATAAATGCAACGCTATATTGGCTTCAAGAAACTTACCAGGAGTTGATGTTATAACTGCTAAAGATTTGGGAATTATCCATTTAGCTCCTGGGGGAGTTGCTGGAAGATTAACCGTATGGACTGAAAG
It encodes the following:
- the rpl4p gene encoding 50S ribosomal protein L4; protein product: MKAVVYNLNGEAVKEIDLPAVFEEEYRPDLIKRAFLSAFTARLQPKGSDPLAGLRTSAKNIGKGHGRARVDRVPQGWAARVPQAVGGRRAHPPKVEKILWERVNKKERIKAIKSAIAATANPELVKERGHVFETENLPIIVESSFEELQKTKDVFAVFEKLGISDDVIRAKNGIKIRAGKGKMRGRKYKKPRSILVVVGDKCNAILASRNLPGVDVITAKDLGIIHLAPGGVAGRLTVWTESALEKLKERFE